A region from the Verrucomicrobiota bacterium genome encodes:
- a CDS encoding arylsulfatase — protein sequence MSRSLHCFLFALFFAVSGMATAANERPNVVFIMTDDQGYGDISAHGNPILKTPAIDALYAESLRLTNYHVTPTCAPTRGALMSGHYTNRAGPWHTIMGRSMLFEGEATLGEVFGDSGYATGMFGKWHLGDNYPYRPEDRGFQEVVRHGGGGVGQTPDFWDNSYFDDTYWHNGTPQKYKGYCSDVFFDSAKTFIADSAAKGKPFFAYICTNAPHGPFHVEDKYWKPYQGKGISDQEAIFFGMIANADENVGKLRAFLSEKGLAENTIFIFTTDNGTATGEKVFNAGMRAKKGSQYEGGHRVPFFMHWPKGGLAEGRDIPELSAHIDMLPTFVDLCGLEAPLDYALDGRSLAPLIFQQPTPWPDRTIITDSQRVQDPIKWKSSSVMTRRWRLIDGKELYDMNIDPGQKTDVAVNHPNVVARLRGDYDVWWESLQPAFEKFATITLGHPSDNPAQLTAHDWLTGNLGVPWHQSAIREAKLGYGYTGIWAVKIAEAGDYKLTLRRWPRETGLDMDAPLAPGKPVDGLKAFRETPGKSLKLKTATVKVGDQTSEKQVTGGEGTTFNMTLPEGKTFIEAYFHTEDDEQLGAYYVIVEKL from the coding sequence ATGTCCCGATCTCTACATTGTTTTCTGTTCGCCTTGTTTTTCGCTGTTTCTGGGATGGCGACTGCTGCCAATGAGCGACCCAATGTTGTGTTTATTATGACCGATGACCAGGGTTATGGAGACATAAGTGCACACGGAAACCCGATCTTAAAGACACCGGCGATCGATGCCCTCTATGCAGAGAGCCTGCGGCTAACCAACTATCATGTGACTCCCACTTGTGCTCCGACTCGCGGTGCGTTGATGAGTGGGCATTATACGAACCGGGCAGGACCTTGGCATACGATCATGGGGCGTTCCATGTTGTTTGAAGGAGAGGCCACCTTGGGAGAAGTGTTTGGGGACTCGGGTTACGCAACAGGAATGTTTGGGAAATGGCACTTGGGAGACAACTATCCCTATCGTCCGGAAGACCGTGGCTTTCAGGAAGTAGTCAGACACGGTGGCGGTGGAGTAGGGCAAACACCGGATTTCTGGGATAACTCTTATTTTGATGATACCTACTGGCACAATGGGACACCGCAGAAATATAAAGGCTATTGTTCGGATGTATTTTTTGATTCTGCCAAAACCTTTATCGCGGATAGCGCAGCCAAGGGAAAACCATTCTTTGCCTACATTTGCACGAACGCACCCCATGGTCCCTTCCACGTAGAAGACAAATATTGGAAACCCTACCAGGGGAAAGGCATCAGTGACCAAGAGGCCATATTTTTCGGTATGATTGCCAACGCCGATGAGAATGTCGGCAAGTTGCGAGCTTTTCTGTCTGAGAAAGGTTTGGCTGAAAATACCATCTTTATTTTCACCACGGACAATGGTACCGCTACTGGTGAAAAGGTCTTCAACGCGGGCATGCGTGCAAAAAAAGGCAGTCAGTATGAAGGCGGCCACCGGGTTCCCTTCTTTATGCATTGGCCCAAAGGAGGTCTGGCCGAAGGGCGCGATATCCCAGAACTCAGCGCGCATATCGACATGTTACCTACCTTTGTCGATTTGTGTGGTTTGGAGGCACCATTGGACTACGCTTTGGATGGAAGATCTTTGGCGCCACTCATTTTTCAACAACCCACGCCCTGGCCCGACCGGACTATTATCACCGACTCGCAGCGAGTTCAGGATCCCATCAAGTGGAAATCCAGCAGCGTGATGACTCGGCGCTGGCGACTCATTGATGGTAAAGAGTTATACGATATGAACATCGACCCTGGACAGAAAACCGATGTTGCCGTTAACCATCCTAACGTGGTGGCTCGTCTTCGTGGAGACTACGATGTCTGGTGGGAGAGCCTGCAACCGGCATTTGAAAAATTCGCCACTATCACTTTAGGGCACCCTTCTGACAATCCTGCTCAATTGACGGCTCATGATTGGTTGACTGGTAACTTGGGAGTTCCCTGGCACCAGAGCGCCATTCGAGAAGCAAAGCTCGGATATGGCTATACCGGTATCTGGGCGGTAAAGATTGCCGAAGCCGGTGATTACAAACTCACTTTGCGACGCTGGCCTCGTGAGACAGGTTTGGACATGGATGCTCCGTTGGCACCGGGCAAACCAGTCGATGGCCTGAAGGCTTTTCGCGAAACTCCAGGCAAAAGCCTCAAACTCAAAACCGCTACCGTTAAAGTCGGAGATCAAACCTCAGAGAAGCAAGTCACCGGCGGGGAAGGAACTACTTTCAATATGACTTTACCCGAGGGTAAGACATTCATCGAGGCCTACTTTCATACCGAGGATGATGAGCAGTTGGGTGCTTACTATGTGATCGTGGAAAAACTGTGA